The following proteins are encoded in a genomic region of Channa argus isolate prfri chromosome 3, Channa argus male v1.0, whole genome shotgun sequence:
- the LOC137123187 gene encoding zona pellucida sperm-binding protein 4, producing the protein MTVNGMREAQLSCPVVLPGAGKECNLPSEQRLPCGPGSVSQTQCLSMGCCFSKHPPVCYYPMDECTIDRHFVFSVPASLTEPPLSPSMLVTAGNTTCKPQRVTADYALFKIPMDGCGTQRVSLGQAVIYMVEVINKVQAISLNYGTITRDSPVRLLVECRFLPGSVLSVGYLVKTPTLGPGVQTQGIFGVQLRIAKDAQYSSYYPQYHQPLQMLLDKPLYLEVRLLNAPDPSLVLLVHFCVAYPRSATAVWVLLYNGCPNPLDPALQQAVLSDLQTSSPRAQTRRFTISTFQFLPDGEFMDPDEEIYFMCSTEICSPRDGPCVEGCFGQ; encoded by the exons ATGACAGTAAATGGGATGAGGGAGGCTCAGCTCTCCTGTCCAGTAGTTCTCCCTGGGGCCGGAAAAG AGTGCAACCTTCCCAGCGAACAGCGTCTCCCCTGTGGACCTGGCTCTGTGTCCCAGACACAGTGCCTCTCTATGGGCTGCTGCTTCAGCAAGCACCCCCCTGTCTGCTACTACCCTATGGATG AGTGCACTATTGACCGCCACTTTGTCTTCTCCGTGCCTGCTTCCCTCACGGAGCCTCCTCTTTCCCCTTCTATGCTTGTCACTGCTGGCAACACCACCTGCAAACCTCAAAGAGTGACTGCTGATTATGCCTTGTTTAAGATCCCAATGGATGGCTGCGGGACACAGAGAGTG TCGCTGGGGCAAGCAGTGATCTACATGGTGGAGGTCATTAACAAGGTTCAGGCAATCAGCCTTAACTATGGCACCATCACAAGAGACTCCCCTGTCAG GCTGCTGGTGGAGTGCCGGTTTCTGCCAGGTAGTGTCCTGAGTGTTGGCTACCTGGTAAAGACTCCCACCCTTGGCCCTGGAGTTCAGACCCAGGGGATATTTGGAGTCCAGCTCAGAATTGCTAAAG ATGCCCAGTATAGCAGCTACTATCCTCAGTATCACCAGCCCCTGCAGATGTTGCTTGACAAACCCCTCTACCTGGAAGTGCGACTACTCAACGCCCCAGATCCCAGTTTGGTGCTACTGGTGCACTTCTGTGTGGCCTACCCCCGCTCTGCAACAGCTGTGTGGGTGCTGCTTTACAATGG ATGTCCAAACCCTTTGGATCCAGCCCTGCAGCAAGCTGTGCTGTCTGATCTTCAAACATCCTCTCCTCGAGCTCAGACCCGCCGTTTCACTATCAGCACCTTCCAGTTCCTTCCTGATGGGGAGTTCATGGACCCAGATGAAGAG ATCTACTTCATGTGTTCAACTGAAATCTGCTCACCACGCGATGGACCTTGTGTAGAGGGATGCTTTGGGCAGTGA
- the f8a gene encoding 40-kDa huntingtin-associated protein isoform X1, giving the protein MAAEGDFLARYRAVSNKLKKRFLRKPNVAEASEQFGQLAKELRQQDWLQYAAFCNLAMARCEQTLFNAPGEALALTDAARLFLSSEKENRALQAPGFDEHLQAALNCYGFAIKVYIEMNQPVMAASLCLELGNALKEMNRPGEAIVHYQRAAELQTQMPIEALLSMGEMATCKILTRDYDGALSVFTEMQLMCQERGLQIPGTSTPVGAFLDIVAKCEISRVLLLMLLEPPPQKLLPEQAQTLERYAWESFDPHSQATFLPENVFLLLQSVVIACQEKDTESLKSLQTELWPFLTAEQNHLLHLVVQERITPSGQGI; this is encoded by the exons ATGGCTGCAGAGGGCGATTTTCTGGCGAGATATCGTGCTGTgtcaaataaactgaaaaa ACGTTTTCTTCGGAAGCCAAATGTAGCTGAGGCAAGTGAGCAGTTTG GTCAGTTAGCCAAGGAGCTTAGACAGCAGGACTGGCTGCAGTATGCTGCCTTCTGTAACTTGGCGATGGCTCG GTGTGAGCAGACTCTTTTTAATGCTCCTGGGGAGGCCCTGGCATTAACTGATGCTGCTCGCCTCTTTCTCTCGTCTGAAAAGGAGAACAGGGCCCTGCAGGCCCCAGGTTTTGATGAGCACCTTCAGGCTGCACTCAACTGCTACGGCTTTGCAATCAAG GTGTACATTGAAATGAACCAGCCTGTGATGGCAGCCAGTCTGTGTCTAGAACTTGGCAACGCACTCAAG GAGATGAACAGACCAGGAGAAGCTATTGTTCATTATCAGAGGGCTGCGGAGTTGCAGACGCAAATGCCGATTGAAGCGCTTCTGTCAATGGGAGAGATGGCAACATGTAAAATTTTAACCC GTGACTACGATGGTGCTTTGTCAGTGTTCACAGAGATGCAGCTGATGTGCCAAGAAAGGGGACTGCAAATCCCTGGCACCAGCACCCCTGTCG GTGCATTTCTGGACATTGTGGCAAAATGTGAGATCTCGAGAGTACTACTGCTGATGTTGCTTGAA CCTCCACCTCAGAAGTTGTTACCAGAACAGGCACAGACCCTTGAGAGATATGCATGGGAGTCTTTTGACCCCCACAGCCAAG CGACCTTCCTGCCTGAGAATGTTTTCCTGCTCCTGCAGTCAGTAGTG ATAGCATGTCaggaaaaagacacagagtCCCTTAAGTCTCTTCAGACAGAGCTGTG GCCGTTTCTGACTGCTGAGCAGAATCACCTTCTCCACCTTGTGGTTCAGGAGCGTATAACACCGTCTGGCCAAGGCATTTAA
- the emp1 gene encoding epithelial membrane protein 1, whose amino-acid sequence MLMLVGIVVVHITTIILLLVATIDNAWWITDSKFTDLWAKWELKNSVWEYTDLENSSDKYLQTVQATSVLACIFAILALFVFVAQLFTLSKGQRFTFTGILQLIACLCVMIAASIYTAKLNTNENEGRYGHSYILAWICFVLSFLLAITYIILRKKSE is encoded by the exons ATGTTGATGCTGGTTGGAATCGTTGTTGTGCACATTACCACCATCATCCTGCTTTTGGTGGCTACCATTGATAAT GCCTGGTGGATCACAGATTCAAAATTCACTGACTTGTGGGCCAAGTGGGAGTTGAAAAACTCAGTCTGGGAATACACCGACCTGGAAAACTCCTCAGACA AATACCTCCAGACCGTGCAGGCCACCTCAGTGCTGGCCTGTATTTTTGCCATCCTGgccttgtttgtgtttgtggccCAGCTGTTCACCCTGTCCAAAGGCCAGAGGTTCACCTTCACTGGCATTTTACAGCTAATTGCCT GCCTGTGTGTAATGATAGCAGCATCAATCTACACGGCTAAGCTTAACACAAATGAGAATGAAGGAAGATATGGACACTCCTATATCCTGGCCTGGATCTGTTTTGTCCTCAGCTTCCTTTTAGCAATCACCTACATCATCCTGCGGAAGAAAAGCGAATGA
- the si:ch211-243a20.4 gene encoding uncharacterized protein si:ch211-243a20.4 isoform X2, translated as MNSQTFWDIFFKFIWILFFLLPSVYSQTDTPTLSLNHRVFVILTGEDLTITFHLNGPANESTKLTCSYLAETLIIPADQTGTRELKLVLKNPKISGEYYCEYQNTKVYWFLCVRDSPYSELGKDYTEVVIVAVLTGVLLVFSVVGSVYVFRGHLISKGSKTGRKEKQKKEEAKNTDTEDGNVYIRTAPSTSVYASLDPRTKSIYDELDCSAASKKPDQQRPKPRNKEANKTKLQSTQHQDEGQFECVYENY; from the exons ATGAATTCTCAAACATTTTGGGATATTTTCTTCAAGTTTATTTGGATATTGTTTTTCCTCCTCCCCTCGGTATACTCACAAACGGATACACCAA CTTTATCCCTGAACCACAGAGTCTTTGTGATCCTCACTGGCGAAGATCTTACGATTACCTTTCACTTGAATGGACCAGCAAACGAAAGCACAAAATTGACGTGCTCATATCTTGCCGAAACCCTAATAATACCAGCTGACCAGACTGGAACTCGTGAGCTGAAATTGGTGCTGAAAAACCCCAAAATTTCAGGAGAATATTACTGCGAATATCAAAACACCAAGGTGTACTGGTTTCTTTGTGTGAGAG attCTCCTTACAGTGAGCTAGGGAAGGATTACACAGAAGTTGTCATAGTGGCTGTTTTGACTGGTGTGCTGCTGGTTTTCAGTGTTGTTGGTTCAGTTTATGTATTCAGAGGACATTTG ATCTCTAAAGGTAGCAAAACaggcagaaaggaaaaacagaagaaagaagaagcgAAGAACACAGACACTGAGGATGGAAATGTTTATATAAGAACAGCTCCATCAACATCTGTCTATGCT AGTCTGGACCCTCGGACCAAATCCATTTATGATGAACTGGACTGTTCAGCTGCCAGCAAAAAGCCAGACCAACAGAGGCCTAAACCCAGGAATAAGGAAGCCAACAAAACA AAGCTGCAAAGCACACAACACCAGGATGAAGGTCAATTTGAATGTGTCTATGAGAATTATTGA
- the f8a gene encoding 40-kDa huntingtin-associated protein isoform X2: protein MAAEGDFLARYRAVSNKLKKRFLRKPNVAEASEQFGQLAKELRQQDWLQYAAFCNLAMARCEQTLFNAPGEALALTDAARLFLSSEKENRALQAPGFDEHLQAALNCYGFAIKVYIEMNQPVMAASLCLELGNALKEMNRPGEAIVHYQRAAELQTQMPIEALLSMGEMATCKILTLFTEMQLMCQERGLQIPGTSTPVGAFLDIVAKCEISRVLLLMLLEPPPQKLLPEQAQTLERYAWESFDPHSQATFLPENVFLLLQSVVIACQEKDTESLKSLQTELWPFLTAEQNHLLHLVVQERITPSGQGI, encoded by the exons ATGGCTGCAGAGGGCGATTTTCTGGCGAGATATCGTGCTGTgtcaaataaactgaaaaa ACGTTTTCTTCGGAAGCCAAATGTAGCTGAGGCAAGTGAGCAGTTTG GTCAGTTAGCCAAGGAGCTTAGACAGCAGGACTGGCTGCAGTATGCTGCCTTCTGTAACTTGGCGATGGCTCG GTGTGAGCAGACTCTTTTTAATGCTCCTGGGGAGGCCCTGGCATTAACTGATGCTGCTCGCCTCTTTCTCTCGTCTGAAAAGGAGAACAGGGCCCTGCAGGCCCCAGGTTTTGATGAGCACCTTCAGGCTGCACTCAACTGCTACGGCTTTGCAATCAAG GTGTACATTGAAATGAACCAGCCTGTGATGGCAGCCAGTCTGTGTCTAGAACTTGGCAACGCACTCAAG GAGATGAACAGACCAGGAGAAGCTATTGTTCATTATCAGAGGGCTGCGGAGTTGCAGACGCAAATGCCGATTGAAGCGCTTCTGTCAATGGGAGAGATGGCAACATGTAAAATTTTAACCC TGTTCACAGAGATGCAGCTGATGTGCCAAGAAAGGGGACTGCAAATCCCTGGCACCAGCACCCCTGTCG GTGCATTTCTGGACATTGTGGCAAAATGTGAGATCTCGAGAGTACTACTGCTGATGTTGCTTGAA CCTCCACCTCAGAAGTTGTTACCAGAACAGGCACAGACCCTTGAGAGATATGCATGGGAGTCTTTTGACCCCCACAGCCAAG CGACCTTCCTGCCTGAGAATGTTTTCCTGCTCCTGCAGTCAGTAGTG ATAGCATGTCaggaaaaagacacagagtCCCTTAAGTCTCTTCAGACAGAGCTGTG GCCGTTTCTGACTGCTGAGCAGAATCACCTTCTCCACCTTGTGGTTCAGGAGCGTATAACACCGTCTGGCCAAGGCATTTAA
- the LOC137123197 gene encoding proline-rich protein 36: MRPVVQCDDDAMTFTASGQESTHLFVDREGASPISLFQLPPECGYSVRTSWSDLEMMMPYDACYITKQNGSYVLPMLWWGNPMKLSCPVQPTPAPSSPVSAPSILCSPYAMAVQIYGLEQDIQLLGVMGELAISVTEHKKGQCFTCSNSNTGMSNLLSVNGGWGPFVSEECAYRDESRPEDLIFFIPFSAACITRGDNLKLYLVLDDKEYILTCPASPQTPSAPSSPTTPPASPAPTPQLPTQKQIPQYPINPVFYYPQVYPPRPQHAPPLQPPPGSPPGLQPHTQQYFYLVGPGKLPYFPAGPSSYIPGLYNPYVFFNYPPVTPAPTPAPTTTTTTVPPATQPSRPPGRPYHPQSFFHICSHYPFPHFSLYPPYYLPPFPVPQFSQTSLTTEKLLTTTTTTTTPTPANLTPQMPKLQCLIGWMVVFLPFAHPDSIQVRDQMKTWLFLSSVSPMCGYMIQRAEGSGVILHSPLPACHSQSRTPTTISLPMRFWDLSVAQYRTVEPECPYDGTPKIPVPLNQPVTPSPPSTTKVRNTPSVLPKPSVSCSSHQMIVELPPGPISGIVVKDIKGNQMNVQYAPEHCGYSASTGQDGRIRLRLQLHSRCHMSVQASIDSDFTLST; encoded by the exons ATGAGGCCTGTGGTGCAGTGTGATGATGATGCCATGACCTTCACTGCTTCTGGACAAGAATCCACACACCTGTTTGTGGACAGAG AGGGAGCCTCTCCCATCTCCCTGTTCCAGTTACCTCCAGAATGTGGGTACTCGGTTAGGACGTCATGGAGTGACCTAGAGATGATGATGCCGTATGATGCGTGTTACATTACAAAGCAG aaTGGTAGTTATGTACTGCCCATGCTGTGGTGGGGAAACCCAATGAAGCTCTCATGCCCGGTGCAGCCCACTCCTGCCCCTTCTTCCCCTGTTTCTGCCCCTTCAATCCTCTGCTCCCCCTATGCCATGGCAGTGCAGATATATGGGCTTGAGCAGGATATACAGTTGCTGGGAGTGATGGGTGAGTTGGCT ATAAGTGTTACTGAGCATAAGAAAGGTCAATGTTTTACCTGTAGTAATTCAAATACAGGAATGAGTAATCTGCTTTCAGTGAATGGAGGCTGGGGTCCATTTGTATCCGAAGAGTGTGCGTATCGTGACGAGTCCCGACCTGAGGACCTTATCTTCTTTATCCCCTTTAGTGCTGCTTGTATCACTAGAGGA GATAATCTCAAACTCTATCTCGTGTTAGACGATAAGGAATACATCCTCACATGTCCAGCCAGTCCTCAGACTCCCTCTGCTCCCTCCTCTCCTACTACCCCTCCTGCCAGCCCTGCCCCCACTCCTCAACTTCCAACCCAGAAGCAGATTCCCCAATACCCCATCAACCCTGTGTTCTATTACCCCCAGGTTTACCCTCCTCGCCCACAACATGCCCCTCCCCTGCAGCCCCCTCCTGGCAGTCCTCCAGGGCTCCAGCCCCATACGCAGCAGTACTTCTACCTCGTGGGGCCTGGCAAGCTGCCTTACTTTCCTGCAGGACCTTCTTCATATATCCCCGGTCTTTATAATCCTTACGTGTTCTTCAACTACCCTCCAGTGACACCAGCTCCCACACCAGCGCCTacaacaactactactactgttcCTCCTGCTACCCAGCCAAGCAGACCTCCAGGAAGACCTTACCACCCTCAGTCTTTTTTTCATATCTGTAGCCACTATCCTTTTCCTCATTTCTCTCTCTACCCACCATACTACCTGCCACCCTTTCCCGTCCCTCAGTTTTCTCAGACGTCACTGACCACTGAAAAGCTTTTAACCACCACCACTACAACAACAACGCCTACCCCAGCTAATCTCACGCCACAGATGCCCAAGCTCCAGTGTCTGATAGGGTGGATGGTCGTCTTCCTACCCTTTGCTCACCCAGACTCCAtccaggtcagag ATCAAATGAAGACATGGCTGTTCCTCTCCAGTGTGTCTCCAATGTGTGGGTACATGATACAGAGGGCTGAGGGCTCTGGTGTAATTCTTCACTCTCCTCTGCCTGCGTGCCACAGCCAATCACGG ACTCCCACGACCATTTCCTTACCTATGAGGTTTTGGGACTTATCTGTAGCACAGTACAGGACTGTGGAGCCGGAATGCCCCTATGATGGTACCCCTAAGATTCCTGTACCACTTAATCAACCGGTGACTCCTAGTCCACCCAGCACCACCAAGGTCAGGAACACCCCCTCTGTTCTCCCAAAGCCTTCAGTCTCCTGCTCCTCCCATCAGATGATTGTGGAGCTTCCCCCTGGTCCCATCTCTGGAATTGTtgttaaag ACATCAAAGGGAACCAGATGAATGTCCAGTATGCCCCAGAGCACTGTGGGTATTCTGCGAGCACAGGCCAAGATGGTAGAATCCGTTTGCGTCTCCAGTTACACAGCCGCTGCCACATGAGCGTGCAGGCGAGTATTGACTCAGATTTCACACTGAGCACATGA
- the si:ch211-243a20.4 gene encoding uncharacterized protein si:ch211-243a20.4 isoform X1, with the protein MNSQTFWDIFFKFIWILFFLLPSVYSQTDTPTLSLNHRVFVILTGEDLTITFHLNGPANESTKLTCSYLAETLIIPADQTGTRELKLVLKNPKISGEYYCEYQNTKVYWFLCVRDSPYSELGKDYTEVVIVAVLTGVLLVFSVVGSVYVFRGHLQISKGSKTGRKEKQKKEEAKNTDTEDGNVYIRTAPSTSVYASLDPRTKSIYDELDCSAASKKPDQQRPKPRNKEANKTKLQSTQHQDEGQFECVYENY; encoded by the exons ATGAATTCTCAAACATTTTGGGATATTTTCTTCAAGTTTATTTGGATATTGTTTTTCCTCCTCCCCTCGGTATACTCACAAACGGATACACCAA CTTTATCCCTGAACCACAGAGTCTTTGTGATCCTCACTGGCGAAGATCTTACGATTACCTTTCACTTGAATGGACCAGCAAACGAAAGCACAAAATTGACGTGCTCATATCTTGCCGAAACCCTAATAATACCAGCTGACCAGACTGGAACTCGTGAGCTGAAATTGGTGCTGAAAAACCCCAAAATTTCAGGAGAATATTACTGCGAATATCAAAACACCAAGGTGTACTGGTTTCTTTGTGTGAGAG attCTCCTTACAGTGAGCTAGGGAAGGATTACACAGAAGTTGTCATAGTGGCTGTTTTGACTGGTGTGCTGCTGGTTTTCAGTGTTGTTGGTTCAGTTTATGTATTCAGAGGACATTTG CAGATCTCTAAAGGTAGCAAAACaggcagaaaggaaaaacagaagaaagaagaagcgAAGAACACAGACACTGAGGATGGAAATGTTTATATAAGAACAGCTCCATCAACATCTGTCTATGCT AGTCTGGACCCTCGGACCAAATCCATTTATGATGAACTGGACTGTTCAGCTGCCAGCAAAAAGCCAGACCAACAGAGGCCTAAACCCAGGAATAAGGAAGCCAACAAAACA AAGCTGCAAAGCACACAACACCAGGATGAAGGTCAATTTGAATGTGTCTATGAGAATTATTGA